A DNA window from Betta splendens chromosome 6, fBetSpl5.4, whole genome shotgun sequence contains the following coding sequences:
- the bhlhe41 gene encoding class E basic helix-loop-helix protein 41 isoform X2 translates to MADTVLGARSRDACSGINLILREEQKRVARGQWNNKHSREEAHEQRSEAMDERIPHLQDRQFMEHADFLGVDYPSLYMCKSKRGIKREDGGKVRVDAYKLPHRLIEKKRRDRINECIGQLKDLLPEHLKLSTLGHLEKAVVLELTLKHLNALTAVTEQQHQKIIALQNGERGMKSSIHADLDAFRSGFQACAKEVLQYLSQFENWTTREQRCAQLINHLHKALAQFQSGAPPLQRQPPAADAQDGQRADGQANCVPVIQRTQGGELNENDTDTDSGYGGEAEKSDGKEKECPRGKAQRAKAVKIKQEFGDERAAKKPKMNWSGNGSGGADLVRPDLALMNSLMGISGVGQQTPICMPFYFINPSAAASYVPLLDKSSLEKYVYPAAAALASPFPWLYPAHASAAAAAAAAAAAFPGLSAHFGASPPSKDSLSADSDESHEAEAGSPDEREESPASDDGEGDVADSPPESKGARHEQFPARHAS, encoded by the exons ATGGCCGACACGGTTCTCGGGGCGAGGAGTCGCGACGCGTGCTCCGGAATAAACCTGATTTTGCGCGAGGAGCAAAAG CGTGTCGCGCGTGGACAGTGGAATAACAAACATTCCCGCGAAGAAGCCCACGAGCAGAGGAGCGAAGCGATGGATGAAAGGATACCGCATTTACAGGACAGGCAGTTCATGGAGCACGCAGATTTCTTGGG GGTGGATTACCCCTCTCTGTACATGTGTAAATCCAAAAGAGGGATAAAACGGGAGGACGGCGGAAAGGTGCGCGTG GACGCATACAAGTTACCACACCGGTTGATAGAGAAGAAGCGGAGAGACCGAATTAACGAATGTATCGGGCAGCTAAAGGATCTGTTACCCGAACACCTGAAGCTGTCG ACGCTCGGGCACTTGGAGAAAGCGGTGGTCCTGGAGTTGACGCTGAAGCACCTGAACGCGCTGACCGccgtcactgagcagcagcaccagaagATTATTGCTTTGCAGAACG GAGAGCGGGGGATGAAATCCTCCATCCACGCGGACCTGGACGCGTTCCGCTCCGGGTTCCAGGCCTGCGCCAAGGAGGTCCTGCAGTACCTGAGTCAGTTCGAGAACTGGACGACGCGGGAGCAGAGGTGCGCGCAGCTCATCAACCACCTCCACAAGGCGCTGGCGCAGTTCCAGTCCGGCGCGCCGCCGCTCCAGCGCCAGCCACCGGCCGCGGACGCGCAGGACGGGCAGAGAGCGGACGGCCAGGCCAACTGCGTCCCGGTCATCCAGAGGACCCAAGGCGGGGAGCTTAACGAGAACGACACGGACACGGACAGTGGATACGGGGGCGAGGCCGAGAAGAGCGACGGCAAAGAGAAAGAGTGCCCGCGCGGCAAAGCGCAGAGAGCCAAGGCCGTGAAGATCAAGCAGGAGTTCGGGGACGAGCGCGCTGCCAAAAAGCCAAAGATGAACTGGTCTGGGAACGGCTCAGGGGGCGCGGACCTCGTCCGGCCAGACTTGGCGCTCATGAACTCTCTGATGGGAATAAGCGGCGTGGGACAGCAGACGCCGATTTGCATGCCTTTCTACTTCATCAACCCGTCGGCGGCGGCGTCCTACGTGCCTCTGCTCGACAAGAGCAGCCTTGAGAAGTACGTGTACCCCGCGGCGGCCGCCCTCGCCTCCCCGTTCCCCTGGCTCTACCCGGCGCACGCGtccgccgcggcggcggcggcggcggccgcggccgcctTCCCCGGCCTGTCCGCGCACTTCGGAGCCTCGCCTCCGTCCAAGGACTCCCTCTCCGCAGACAGCGACGAGTCGCACGAGGCCGAGGCGGGCTCGCCTGACGAGCGCGAGGAAAGTCCCGCGAGTGACGACGGGGAGGGTGACGTAGCCGACTCCCCCCCGGAGAGCAAGGGCGCCCGACACGAGCAGTTCCCCGCGCGTCACGCGAGCTAA
- the sspn gene encoding sarcospan isoform X2 → MGQGRKKGSSDRKEDASPGPEGGAGCRACRFPLLVALLQLLLGASVAAVAFLALAVSPSLLLRETPHWAGILLCVVSVVGFVLYCITYVPDERTSVQFIVKLLYFALCTVGLVVSLLAMAFAAHHHAQTSGLTCEPLGGGCECTLDPDDPIARTFAYEQVEDCGSIPGTLPLYFLVQIVLNLLQALVCAAGAFVMWKHRYQVFFSGLQVGSPSAQQWSKV, encoded by the exons ATGGGGCAGGGGAGAAAAAAGGGTTCCTCGGACCGGAAGGAGGACGCCAGCCCGGGTCCAGAGGGCGGCGCCGGGTGCCGAGCGTGCCGCTTCCCGCTGCTCGTggcgctgctccagctgctgctgggggcGTCCGTGGCGGCCGTGGCCTTCCTCGCGCTGGCCGTCAGCCCCTCGCTGCTGCTCAGGGAGACGCCGCACTGGGCCGGGATCCTC CTGTGTGTCGTTTCCGTCGTGGGCTTCGTCCTGTACTGTATCACCTATGTCCCCGATGAGAGGACGTCGGTGCAGTTCATTGTCAAg ctcctcTACTTCGCCCTGTGCACCGTGGGCCTGGTCGTTTCGCTGCTGGCCATGGCGTTCGCCGCGCACCACCACGCGCAGACCAGCGGCCTCACCTGCGAGCCGCTGGGAGGGGGCTGCGAGTGCACCCTGGATCCGGACGACCCCATCGCCCGCACCTTCGCCTACGAGCAGGTGGAGGACTGCGGGAGCATCCCCGGCACGCTCCCCCTCTACTTCCTGGTCCAGATCGTACTGAACCTGCTCCAGGCGCTGGTCTGCGCCGCCGGCGCCTTCGTCATGTGGAAGCACCGGTACCAGGTCTTCTTCTCTGGGCTACAGGTCGGCTCGCCCTCCGCGCAGCAGTGGAGCAAGGTTTAA
- the bhlhe41 gene encoding class E basic helix-loop-helix protein 41 isoform X4 — MDERIPHLQDRQFMEHADFLGVDYPSLYMCKSKRGIKREDGGKVRVQDAYKLPHRLIEKKRRDRINECIGQLKDLLPEHLKLSTLGHLEKAVVLELTLKHLNALTAVTEQQHQKIIALQNGERGMKSSIHADLDAFRSGFQACAKEVLQYLSQFENWTTREQRCAQLINHLHKALAQFQSGAPPLQRQPPAADAQDGQRADGQANCVPVIQRTQGGELNENDTDTDSGYGGEAEKSDGKEKECPRGKAQRAKAVKIKQEFGDERAAKKPKMNWSGNGSGGADLVRPDLALMNSLMGISGVGQQTPICMPFYFINPSAAASYVPLLDKSSLEKYVYPAAAALASPFPWLYPAHASAAAAAAAAAAAFPGLSAHFGASPPSKDSLSADSDESHEAEAGSPDEREESPASDDGEGDVADSPPESKGARHEQFPARHAS; from the exons ATGGATGAAAGGATACCGCATTTACAGGACAGGCAGTTCATGGAGCACGCAGATTTCTTGGG GGTGGATTACCCCTCTCTGTACATGTGTAAATCCAAAAGAGGGATAAAACGGGAGGACGGCGGAAAGGTGCGCGTG CAGGACGCATACAAGTTACCACACCGGTTGATAGAGAAGAAGCGGAGAGACCGAATTAACGAATGTATCGGGCAGCTAAAGGATCTGTTACCCGAACACCTGAAGCTGTCG ACGCTCGGGCACTTGGAGAAAGCGGTGGTCCTGGAGTTGACGCTGAAGCACCTGAACGCGCTGACCGccgtcactgagcagcagcaccagaagATTATTGCTTTGCAGAACG GAGAGCGGGGGATGAAATCCTCCATCCACGCGGACCTGGACGCGTTCCGCTCCGGGTTCCAGGCCTGCGCCAAGGAGGTCCTGCAGTACCTGAGTCAGTTCGAGAACTGGACGACGCGGGAGCAGAGGTGCGCGCAGCTCATCAACCACCTCCACAAGGCGCTGGCGCAGTTCCAGTCCGGCGCGCCGCCGCTCCAGCGCCAGCCACCGGCCGCGGACGCGCAGGACGGGCAGAGAGCGGACGGCCAGGCCAACTGCGTCCCGGTCATCCAGAGGACCCAAGGCGGGGAGCTTAACGAGAACGACACGGACACGGACAGTGGATACGGGGGCGAGGCCGAGAAGAGCGACGGCAAAGAGAAAGAGTGCCCGCGCGGCAAAGCGCAGAGAGCCAAGGCCGTGAAGATCAAGCAGGAGTTCGGGGACGAGCGCGCTGCCAAAAAGCCAAAGATGAACTGGTCTGGGAACGGCTCAGGGGGCGCGGACCTCGTCCGGCCAGACTTGGCGCTCATGAACTCTCTGATGGGAATAAGCGGCGTGGGACAGCAGACGCCGATTTGCATGCCTTTCTACTTCATCAACCCGTCGGCGGCGGCGTCCTACGTGCCTCTGCTCGACAAGAGCAGCCTTGAGAAGTACGTGTACCCCGCGGCGGCCGCCCTCGCCTCCCCGTTCCCCTGGCTCTACCCGGCGCACGCGtccgccgcggcggcggcggcggcggccgcggccgcctTCCCCGGCCTGTCCGCGCACTTCGGAGCCTCGCCTCCGTCCAAGGACTCCCTCTCCGCAGACAGCGACGAGTCGCACGAGGCCGAGGCGGGCTCGCCTGACGAGCGCGAGGAAAGTCCCGCGAGTGACGACGGGGAGGGTGACGTAGCCGACTCCCCCCCGGAGAGCAAGGGCGCCCGACACGAGCAGTTCCCCGCGCGTCACGCGAGCTAA
- the bhlhe41 gene encoding class E basic helix-loop-helix protein 41 isoform X1 translates to MADTVLGARSRDACSGINLILREEQKRVARGQWNNKHSREEAHEQRSEAMDERIPHLQDRQFMEHADFLGVDYPSLYMCKSKRGIKREDGGKVRVQDAYKLPHRLIEKKRRDRINECIGQLKDLLPEHLKLSTLGHLEKAVVLELTLKHLNALTAVTEQQHQKIIALQNGERGMKSSIHADLDAFRSGFQACAKEVLQYLSQFENWTTREQRCAQLINHLHKALAQFQSGAPPLQRQPPAADAQDGQRADGQANCVPVIQRTQGGELNENDTDTDSGYGGEAEKSDGKEKECPRGKAQRAKAVKIKQEFGDERAAKKPKMNWSGNGSGGADLVRPDLALMNSLMGISGVGQQTPICMPFYFINPSAAASYVPLLDKSSLEKYVYPAAAALASPFPWLYPAHASAAAAAAAAAAAFPGLSAHFGASPPSKDSLSADSDESHEAEAGSPDEREESPASDDGEGDVADSPPESKGARHEQFPARHAS, encoded by the exons ATGGCCGACACGGTTCTCGGGGCGAGGAGTCGCGACGCGTGCTCCGGAATAAACCTGATTTTGCGCGAGGAGCAAAAG CGTGTCGCGCGTGGACAGTGGAATAACAAACATTCCCGCGAAGAAGCCCACGAGCAGAGGAGCGAAGCGATGGATGAAAGGATACCGCATTTACAGGACAGGCAGTTCATGGAGCACGCAGATTTCTTGGG GGTGGATTACCCCTCTCTGTACATGTGTAAATCCAAAAGAGGGATAAAACGGGAGGACGGCGGAAAGGTGCGCGTG CAGGACGCATACAAGTTACCACACCGGTTGATAGAGAAGAAGCGGAGAGACCGAATTAACGAATGTATCGGGCAGCTAAAGGATCTGTTACCCGAACACCTGAAGCTGTCG ACGCTCGGGCACTTGGAGAAAGCGGTGGTCCTGGAGTTGACGCTGAAGCACCTGAACGCGCTGACCGccgtcactgagcagcagcaccagaagATTATTGCTTTGCAGAACG GAGAGCGGGGGATGAAATCCTCCATCCACGCGGACCTGGACGCGTTCCGCTCCGGGTTCCAGGCCTGCGCCAAGGAGGTCCTGCAGTACCTGAGTCAGTTCGAGAACTGGACGACGCGGGAGCAGAGGTGCGCGCAGCTCATCAACCACCTCCACAAGGCGCTGGCGCAGTTCCAGTCCGGCGCGCCGCCGCTCCAGCGCCAGCCACCGGCCGCGGACGCGCAGGACGGGCAGAGAGCGGACGGCCAGGCCAACTGCGTCCCGGTCATCCAGAGGACCCAAGGCGGGGAGCTTAACGAGAACGACACGGACACGGACAGTGGATACGGGGGCGAGGCCGAGAAGAGCGACGGCAAAGAGAAAGAGTGCCCGCGCGGCAAAGCGCAGAGAGCCAAGGCCGTGAAGATCAAGCAGGAGTTCGGGGACGAGCGCGCTGCCAAAAAGCCAAAGATGAACTGGTCTGGGAACGGCTCAGGGGGCGCGGACCTCGTCCGGCCAGACTTGGCGCTCATGAACTCTCTGATGGGAATAAGCGGCGTGGGACAGCAGACGCCGATTTGCATGCCTTTCTACTTCATCAACCCGTCGGCGGCGGCGTCCTACGTGCCTCTGCTCGACAAGAGCAGCCTTGAGAAGTACGTGTACCCCGCGGCGGCCGCCCTCGCCTCCCCGTTCCCCTGGCTCTACCCGGCGCACGCGtccgccgcggcggcggcggcggcggccgcggccgcctTCCCCGGCCTGTCCGCGCACTTCGGAGCCTCGCCTCCGTCCAAGGACTCCCTCTCCGCAGACAGCGACGAGTCGCACGAGGCCGAGGCGGGCTCGCCTGACGAGCGCGAGGAAAGTCCCGCGAGTGACGACGGGGAGGGTGACGTAGCCGACTCCCCCCCGGAGAGCAAGGGCGCCCGACACGAGCAGTTCCCCGCGCGTCACGCGAGCTAA
- the bhlhe41 gene encoding class E basic helix-loop-helix protein 41 isoform X3 has protein sequence MADTVLGARSRDACSGINLILREEQKRVARGQWNNKHSREEAHEQRSEAMDERIPHLQDRQFMEHADFLGVDYPSLYMCKSKRGIKREDGGKDAYKLPHRLIEKKRRDRINECIGQLKDLLPEHLKLSTLGHLEKAVVLELTLKHLNALTAVTEQQHQKIIALQNGERGMKSSIHADLDAFRSGFQACAKEVLQYLSQFENWTTREQRCAQLINHLHKALAQFQSGAPPLQRQPPAADAQDGQRADGQANCVPVIQRTQGGELNENDTDTDSGYGGEAEKSDGKEKECPRGKAQRAKAVKIKQEFGDERAAKKPKMNWSGNGSGGADLVRPDLALMNSLMGISGVGQQTPICMPFYFINPSAAASYVPLLDKSSLEKYVYPAAAALASPFPWLYPAHASAAAAAAAAAAAFPGLSAHFGASPPSKDSLSADSDESHEAEAGSPDEREESPASDDGEGDVADSPPESKGARHEQFPARHAS, from the exons ATGGCCGACACGGTTCTCGGGGCGAGGAGTCGCGACGCGTGCTCCGGAATAAACCTGATTTTGCGCGAGGAGCAAAAG CGTGTCGCGCGTGGACAGTGGAATAACAAACATTCCCGCGAAGAAGCCCACGAGCAGAGGAGCGAAGCGATGGATGAAAGGATACCGCATTTACAGGACAGGCAGTTCATGGAGCACGCAGATTTCTTGGG GGTGGATTACCCCTCTCTGTACATGTGTAAATCCAAAAGAGGGATAAAACGGGAGGACGGCGGAAAG GACGCATACAAGTTACCACACCGGTTGATAGAGAAGAAGCGGAGAGACCGAATTAACGAATGTATCGGGCAGCTAAAGGATCTGTTACCCGAACACCTGAAGCTGTCG ACGCTCGGGCACTTGGAGAAAGCGGTGGTCCTGGAGTTGACGCTGAAGCACCTGAACGCGCTGACCGccgtcactgagcagcagcaccagaagATTATTGCTTTGCAGAACG GAGAGCGGGGGATGAAATCCTCCATCCACGCGGACCTGGACGCGTTCCGCTCCGGGTTCCAGGCCTGCGCCAAGGAGGTCCTGCAGTACCTGAGTCAGTTCGAGAACTGGACGACGCGGGAGCAGAGGTGCGCGCAGCTCATCAACCACCTCCACAAGGCGCTGGCGCAGTTCCAGTCCGGCGCGCCGCCGCTCCAGCGCCAGCCACCGGCCGCGGACGCGCAGGACGGGCAGAGAGCGGACGGCCAGGCCAACTGCGTCCCGGTCATCCAGAGGACCCAAGGCGGGGAGCTTAACGAGAACGACACGGACACGGACAGTGGATACGGGGGCGAGGCCGAGAAGAGCGACGGCAAAGAGAAAGAGTGCCCGCGCGGCAAAGCGCAGAGAGCCAAGGCCGTGAAGATCAAGCAGGAGTTCGGGGACGAGCGCGCTGCCAAAAAGCCAAAGATGAACTGGTCTGGGAACGGCTCAGGGGGCGCGGACCTCGTCCGGCCAGACTTGGCGCTCATGAACTCTCTGATGGGAATAAGCGGCGTGGGACAGCAGACGCCGATTTGCATGCCTTTCTACTTCATCAACCCGTCGGCGGCGGCGTCCTACGTGCCTCTGCTCGACAAGAGCAGCCTTGAGAAGTACGTGTACCCCGCGGCGGCCGCCCTCGCCTCCCCGTTCCCCTGGCTCTACCCGGCGCACGCGtccgccgcggcggcggcggcggcggccgcggccgcctTCCCCGGCCTGTCCGCGCACTTCGGAGCCTCGCCTCCGTCCAAGGACTCCCTCTCCGCAGACAGCGACGAGTCGCACGAGGCCGAGGCGGGCTCGCCTGACGAGCGCGAGGAAAGTCCCGCGAGTGACGACGGGGAGGGTGACGTAGCCGACTCCCCCCCGGAGAGCAAGGGCGCCCGACACGAGCAGTTCCCCGCGCGTCACGCGAGCTAA